A window of Pedococcus badiiscoriae genomic DNA:
TCGATGAACAGGTCGGCCGGGTCGCGGTCCTTGCGCCACCACGTGGTGGTGACGTCGTCCGGCATACGTCGCTCGACCTCGCGCGCGAAGGCGAGGGCCCCTCGCCGCACGTCCTTGAACCCCCACTCGGGCGCGATCCGCACGTAGACGTGCAGCCCTGACCCGCCGCTGGTCTTGGGCCAGCCCACCGCCCCGAGCTCGTCGAGCACCTCGTGGGCCACGTGGGCCACTCGCTGCACCCGGTCCCACGGGCAGTCGGGCCCCGGGTCGAGGTCGATCCGCCACTCGTCCGGCTTCTCGACGTCGGCCCGCCGGCTGTTCCACGGGTGGAACTCCACCGTGCTCATCTGCACGGCCCAGATCACCTGGGCCAGCTCGGTGACGCACAGCTCGTCGGCCGTGCGGTTCCACCGCGGGAAGGTGAGTCGCACGGTGTCGACCCACGGCGGCGCGCCCTGCGGGATCCGTTTCTGGTGCACCTTGTCTCCGCCGCCGACGCCCTTGGGGAACCGGTGCAGCATGCACGGCCGCTCGCGCAACGCGTTGACGATCCCGTCGCCCACGGACAGGTAGTAGTTGACGAGGTCGAGCTTGGTCTCGCCGCGCGCCGGGAAGTAGACGCGGTCGGGGTTGGAGATGCGCACGTCGCGCTCGCCGACCTCGACCTCGACCGCGGGCGAGCTCGCCTTGGATGCCATGCCCCCACGCTACGGGCGGGTATGCCGCGCTGCCACGCCCAGCCACACCGTCGCCTGTTCGGCGTGTGGG
This region includes:
- the ligD gene encoding non-homologous end-joining DNA ligase translates to MASKASSPAVEVEVGERDVRISNPDRVYFPARGETKLDLVNYYLSVGDGIVNALRERPCMLHRFPKGVGGGDKVHQKRIPQGAPPWVDTVRLTFPRWNRTADELCVTELAQVIWAVQMSTVEFHPWNSRRADVEKPDEWRIDLDPGPDCPWDRVQRVAHVAHEVLDELGAVGWPKTSGGSGLHVYVRIAPEWGFKDVRRGALAFAREVERRMPDDVTTTWWRKDRDPADLFIDYNQNARDHTIAAAYSVRGNAIGTVSAPIRWDEVDHVVPDDFTIATMPARYAELGDLHAGIDDAVFEIDQLIEWAERDERDGAPEPPEPDAAEAD